TTTTCACCCTTCCAAGCGTTTCTGGTGCTGGTGGCTTCTTGGGAGCGGTGGGATCTTTatttgcgggggcgggggggggtgacaGTCCTTTGGCTTGTGACGCTTTGAAATGCCCGAGTTCACCATTTTGTtctggcttttgttgttgttcttgcgaggggatttaaaaatgaaaggtcCGGAGACGGCCCCTAAAGAAAAATGAGCCTGCGgtgtgggctggggggggcgggatggGGGCAGGCAGCTATTTGATCCCTGAAAAAGAAGGGGGGGCTGGATCCGCTCCCCCTTTGTGGAAGCAGCTGCCGTTGGCCAAAAGGGAGAAatgggggggctggatggggtgCCGGGGGGGTGCTGCTCTCTGGCGGGTCTCGCTTCCTTCAGCACTGCTGACAACGGGCATTGTGTTTGGGCCAAGCGACGCTTCTGTTTGATGCTCTGTCGCACCCCTCCCCGGCATAGGATGGGGTCCTAAAGGCCACCCGAGGGTGGCCTACCGCAGGAACGACCCCTCCACCGCAGACCAGGaagattgggggcggggggaggagagatgaGACCGAGAAATATAATCCCCGTGCCCTTCGTGGGTTGAATAATTTCCTTTCCCTTTGAGGAGGATCTGTGGGGAAGATCCCCTGttgttggtggggaggggggtggataaCAGGTCAGATCTATTCCCTCTTTGCCCCCCTCTAAGAAGGACTAAGGATATTTATGCTGCCGGGTGGGGAGCGGGAGTCCCCAACAAAGGACCAGGCCTAAAGACCTGTACGCTCAGGGTGATGGGGGCTAGTGTCTAGTCTGGAGGGCTTGGGCACCTGTAACAAAgccaggtctctggcctgggccCCCTTCTCCCGGGGAGAACAAGAGGGGTCATTTGCCATATGTTGGCAGAAGTAAAGGTCATGCGAGGCCTAAGCACCCTTCTCCCATGGGTCTGCCGTACACCCATtgcctccccaaagtctctgggCCTGGGCACACTTCATGGAGGATTATTAGGGTTTCCCTTCTTCCATGCACCCTTTTCCCCCAATACATTTTGAGGCAGAGAAATGTCCTTGCCTTGGGGGGAATCACCCCGTGTCTCCTCATCCCTGCCACCCAGTTGCAGGCCTCTTCCTGGGGCCTTGTTTGGGATCTGTTAGTTTGGTGGCTGATCTCTTCCCCCAACAGCGAGGTAGCTGTGGGTAGTGACCGGATAgcagatgtgaaaaatcaggacactttttttttttttttttttgggggggggggggggggggggggaggaatgcacACAAGACAAAGTCCCTAATATTGGGACCTCTGTCTCCTCACTCCTTTAACTTATTTATCCCTGTCCCACAGCAGTGGTGACcaatatggggagaagggagCAAGCTGGgtggctttttttggggggggtacAGGTGTAGCCTTAAGTCTTTAAAGGCAATTGTAATAATACCATCAAAGAGCTCTCCAGTACCCCACTTCGGAGTCTCACTCCTAGCCCCCAACCAAGGGGATGTTTGCTAATCCGTGTGGGGGGCTTCcagggtgtgtatggggaggtGACGGGTAAATAGCCCtcattctccccccgcccccggaacGCGAGAGATCGCTTAGACCCCCTAAAAATAACCCAGCAATTCCCGATGACACGGTACATGGGGTGTGTTTCTTGCATTGGGCAATTGGCTGGGAGGGTTGAGAGCGCATGTGCCATGGAAAATTTTCTACACTGCTCCTCTGAGCAGGCGCTGGTTCTTTGGGCCAGGGTTGGCGCAAGGCATATTGGGAAATGTAGTTCAGCGGCAAAGTAGGTCACTCGGCTTGGCTCAGATGAGGGCCTGCAGAAGTGGAGGGTGAAGGACTGCAACTCCCAGGATCCTGTGTGTTAGATATAGTAAGGTGGGGGAGGCGGATTCAGAGTGTTTGTAGAAATTTCCTTGGCTGGGTTATTGGAAATGCATCATCCTCTATGAGCCTTGGCTGCTGTGcttaaaagggggtggggggagctggactCCCTGCTGAGAGAGGCTGATCTGGAGAACAGGCCCCCTAATGTATGTATAAttttgcttggggggggggggggggggggtgtcctctGTACAACACCCACCATCACCACACCCAGGAACAGTGGTTTTGATAGTGTTTATAAGGGGAAGAGGTGATCATAGATTTTTCAATCTTGGTGTCTAGAATGTGTGTCCATAGGGCCCATTCCTCCCCATGCACACAGTCTGCAGGGATAGCtgagtgtttaaaaatatttctctctctctctccccattttggAGATTATGTGCCTTAAAATTGTTTAAACATAGAAAATAATTGGATTGCCTCTTATAGTCTGTGGGTGGGGGTGAGTGAGGCTGGTTAGAGACAAGACTGTTGTTTTGGTAGGGTGTGGCCTGCAAAGTAACATAGAAGGTTATCCTATCATActggccttgatttttttttttttttttttttaagccctttGAAATGTCACTGTGTGCACTTAATGAGGGGGCAGAATCGCAGACCTGTTTTCAGAGGGATAATTGCTCtttataggtttaaaaaaatagatcttGTTCCAGATTGAAACTTGTCTTACAAGGTCACTGCCTAGTATCTTCATAACCGGGAGGAATGGAGATGTTTAAAGGGTTCATTCTCATCTAATGTGTACAGTCATTTTGccctttttctttaaaatctgtGCTCTgttaaaacaaagagagagggTTGACCTCCAGAGCTCCTGCATTTCTGCAACATAAcctcttcttttttatttttttctcctccctcccccccccttccttccaccATAAAATATTTATCCAGCAAATATATGCAGGAGATGGCGGGGGGAAATATGTACATTTTTCTGTGACTGGCCTTATCATTTGCAAAACATGCTATGACGCTTTCTACCTTGGTCATCAGTTTCAAGACCTTTGCTTCCCACCCATCCCCTCCCAAAAGCCCCCTAGGTatgtaaaagaaaatatattttttcactgCAGATGTGCAGATTCAGCTGCAACTACTTTATGGTTTAAAACTAGTAATCAGCTCCACCATACGGGTTCTCGTATTGGCAATCCTGGGTTTAAGGGATCCAAATGGAATACATTTTATTGTGCTAACAATGTAGGGAATAAATATTGCCTCTTGCTCATTTGGAACCCTCTCTTACGTTTGAAGGCATCTGCCAAGGCCTGTTGTGTGTAGCTGTCTTGGTGCATGCTGTTATTTGGTTAAtggctttttttaaattgaagccaCAGACGCCACACTCAGAgtattctccattttaaaaaaaagaaaaagtactcCATTTTTATAACTCCTCTGCAAGCTTGATACTGAAATTGGTTGCTGCATTTTACCCCTCCTTCTCCTTGCCTCCCACGGAAGTACTGTGCTGATTTGTTGGTGAAGATGCAGGACTGCTGAGAAGTATTGAGGCTTTGTGCTGTTTTGGGGATGATAATAAATCAAGTCCCCGGagtgttgggatttttttttctcccccccttaCCTTCTTCTGAAACACCTGGTGCTGGTCATGTCAGAGAAGtaatactgggctaaatggaccactgATTGATCCCATCTGTCAGTTCCAGTGTGCGTGTGGTTGCTGGGGATCACTGAAGCTGTTGGCAATTTCTGTTAAAGATCACTGTATCAGTTCTCTTTGCAAGAAAACTCTTTATTACCTCCTGTCCTTGTTCTGTTAAAGGGACCCTTCTCGAGTACAGTTTTTCAGGTAGCTTGTATTTTTATACCGTCGTCTCTTATTTTTGGAACTCTCTTGAAAACATGCTTGTTTCTCTACAGAAGTTGTCAAAATTTGAACAGCAAGATCCTCTTATTAACCCACTTAACTTTTGGTCTCTAATGCTCTGGATCAGAATTGTGACCCAGAGGGATCTTCCCACCAACATCCAATCTTGCTAGGATTCCAGTGAACCAGGCtgggtgcttttttttaaaaaaaaaaagtcatagtaACAGAAGTTAGTTTTATGCAATCTACTTGGGATAACATGGGCTGATTAGGCCTCTGTTATTTCAGCGTGTATTCCACAGATCCACTGGCTCTCCTTTCCTCTGAAAGTCATTGAAAGCCTCCATCCCAAGCTATTGGGTGCCACCTACACACCAGCCTAAGAATGACCTGTCCTAGTTGGCCTTTCAGAAAGCTGCCTTGTTCAGATCTTCTTGGCATGTTTCTATTTTATTTGAACTTCGGCGAGTTCCCAGTGACCTGACAGAACTTCTCATGGTCCAGTAACTCCTGAAATCCAAGCTCCAAAGGCTGGCGGTGCCTTTTCAACTCTCAGCCGTCACTCTCTGCCTCTATTCACTTCCTTGCGAGGCTAAACCTGAAGGGGTTTATATCTAGAACTTTGTAGCTTCTTGTGCTAGCTGATTTTGAGGTGTTTACAGCTCCAACTGCCTGTTGTTGTACTCCTGGAAATAAACCTCCCTGAACATAAGTTACCAGTGTAATATCTTTTTAATGTAGACTTCGTACTGTCACTTTTGTCATAACtcagtcttcatttaaaaacaaattgtgcaTGTCACCATTAATGCTGCATGTTTACTCCCTGCCATCCACGCAACCAGGATAGGTAAACTAGCCCTAATCAGCTTCCCTTTCTGCTTCTCTTGATCTAGGCCAGTGTTGCCTGGGTTTCTAGTTCTGCAGGGGAAGGCTTATGTCTTAACTCTGTGCTACACAAACTCACTCACTCCATTTGGCCTGCAACCTAAATGCTTGGGCTGAAGGTTTGAGAGTGTCCCTTAAGCCCATTTTGCCAACATGGATGAATGTGGTGTGTGCATGTTTGTCTGAGCAGAGCCCAGAGTAGTGGAGAGCTGACTTCCCTCTGACTAAGCTATCAATTAAAAACTGGATGTGCCGCTTCCCTGCTGAATGGAGCAGGAGTTGATAGTGGTatacttcttttttaaaaagtctgagaTTTTCTGTCCTTTCCCATCTCTTCTCTTTGAGGAAATGACCCACCTAGAGAGTTTGTTGGTAGCTGGAAAAAGACTGTTCATTTCTGTTTTGGCAAGTGAGTTAAAAGTTGTGTCAGCCTACAATACTCCCCATACACGCTTTTCTGCTGGAATAACAACAGGGCTGGGAACTATGCATGACAGGTGGCCAGCAATGTATGTAGTGTGCACACCCCACACTATTTACTGATCTGAATTAAACTGAGACATGAAGCTTTTTAGCTTGATTTAGCCAGACAAATCCTCTGTCGGGGGCAAGTGAGTATTTGAATGTCAGATGAACTGTCCACTTTGAGGAGATAGTAGAACTGGGCTGGCAGTTAGTGCCTCACTATCATCATACCCTCACCTCCACTCTCTCATCCTTGAGCCAGCAGGACCAGAGAATGCAAATCTCCAAAAACCACCAGCAGCCACTGCCTTCCAACTGAGTCTTGTTGCTGttcctcagcagagaggctggtgTTGCCATACAGAGTTCCTGAGTTGATCTCCACTCAGGATGGGGAAAGACTCTCATGATTCTGCCttgatgtaatttttttaaatcagaggcACATGAggtgaaaggaaataaataagaGTTGAAGCAAAAAGAGATGTATTACGGGTACGTCTATATTTACTTCCTGGTctggatgtaagcgatcgatcttctgggatcgatcccggaagtgcttgccagctcggcgagaggagtacgtggcattgacgggggagcctgcctgccgcgtctggacccgcggtaagttcggactaaggtactttgaattcagctatgttattaacgtagctgaatttgcgtaccttagtccgaagtggggggttagtgtggaccaggcctaaaatACATATTAACCACTGTACCAAAACAAACTATTTGTCCAGTTAGTTTGGTATCCTGTCTCCATTGGTGATCAGTGTTGGCTAACTTGAGAGAATGGCATCATATGCACATACTGTTCAACGTACTACTCATTCCATTTAGTAGGGCagaatttcttcctgacctccTCTAGCAATCCACTTATGTCATGTAGCATAAGGATTGATCACATTCGTGTAGCTTTTATTCTAGGAAGTAGCATTGCAAATGCTATTTGTAGAAATGTCTAATCTTTTTGTAAATATACTAAGCTGTTTGCCTCAACAATATTAAAGTTGCCAcgttctcttctctcccttcatccatctttttttcttcttttctaggATCGCTTGGAGCCAAATCTTGTGTATGTTGTTTGTCTCTTTCAATACACTGCCCTGACTTGCTTGCTGTGAAGGGAGTATGCATCTGGAGATCAAAGTTGCTCTGAACTTCATCATCTCGTACCTGTATAACAAGCTTCCCCGGAGGCGGGCAGACCTGTTTGGTGAAGAGCTAGAACGCCTGCTGAAGAAGAAATATGAGGGCCACTGGTACCCGGAAAAGCCTCTGAAGGGTTCTGGCTATCGCTGCGTCCACATCGGGGAAACGGTGGATCCGGTGGTGGAACTGGCAGCCAAACGGAGCGGGCTGGCCGTAGAGGACGTGCGGGCCAATGTGCCTGAAGAACTGAGCGTCTGGATCGATCCTTCAGAGGTCTCCTACCAGATTGGCGAGAAAGGGTCTGTCAAGGTCCTGTATCTGGATGACAGTGAGGGCTGCAGTGCAGCTGAGCTGGACAAGGAGATCAAGAGCAGCTTCAACCCTGATGCCCAGGTGTTTGTCCCCATTGGTAGCCAGGACAACTCCTTGTCCAACTCGCCATCGCCATCCTTTGGCCAGTCACCCAGCCCCACCTTCATCccccgctctgcccagcccaTCACCTTTACCACTGCCACGTTTGCTGCCACAAAGTTTGGCTCCACCAAGATGaagaagggtgggggtgggggagcaggagctcaacagcagcagcaaaggatgGCCAGGTCACCCACCAACAACCTGCTGAAGCACAAGGGCCTCTCCCTCTCTATGCATTCTCTGAACTtcatcgggggcggggggagtcaaGCTCCTCAGTCGCAGCTCTCCCCCAATGCCAAGGAGTTTGTTTACAATGGCGGATCGTCTGGAGCCAGCGGCCTCTTCTTTGAGGGTGTCACCAATGAGAATCAGGGCGGCAGCATCCCGCCGGCCTCCCAGTTCAACACTAGCACCAGCGGCGGCAGCGGCTTTGACATGGCTCAGGtcttcagcagcagcaacaacagcctCTTTCTGGAGAAGTCTCCCTTTGTGGAAGGACTCAGCTACAACCTGAACGCCATGCAGTATCCCAGCCAGTCTTTCCAGCCTGTCGTCCTGGCCAACTGACCGGGAGGAAGGAGAGTATTTGGGGaaaacaagaattaaaaaaaaaaaaaaaaagagaagaaaaatgaaaaatagaaatataCAAAAATTTGAAATCTTATAAATATAGCTTCTTGGAAAGAGAGACAACCCCGGAGTCATTGTGCTGTGCCGGGCAGCGCTCCTGAAGCACTGAATTGTTTTTTAACTCAATCCCCGTGCTTTTTCCTACCCACTTTTTTACTCCTGTAATGGGTTTGTTTGATCCAGAAATGGTAGAAACAAAGGTCACTTTATCTTCCTGTCTCCCAACTTCCTCCTCAGAGCTGGGCTTTAGTATCTTGTTCTTTGGTGTAGAGATGGCCTGTTCTGGGCATTCCCATATCCTTGGGTGCTAGGCTGCCTTGCTGAGAGGGGCGAGGGTATTTGTTTGGTTTTCAGTGCCGGGCAAGAGGTGCACAGTTTCAATGTATGCTTCCCAGAGAGGTATGTGGGGGGCTTGCTTCTTACCAtgattcctctcctctcccagggaACAGACAGGGTGAGTTTACCGAGTTCCCCTTACCCTGCCTGCTTTAGACTGCTATGATCTTGTCATCCAAAACCCTTCAAAACTGCCACAGTTGATGCCAGCCTCTGTTTTGGAATAAGATTCCCCCAATCTCCTTTTCCTTGGCAGGCGGGTAAGTTGGAGCACTACTATGAAACAGCTGCTTCCTGCTGTCTTCCCTCTCTACACTTTCACCCAGAGGTGAATGCTGGAGAAGAACAGCACTGTGTTATACCAGTGAGTCCATTTATGATTCCTACTCCCACCCTCATGCACGAAGGATCTTGTCTGAGCTGGTCTCTTCAAGTTGGGCAGAGCCAGTGTCAGTTCAATAGGGTTGCTATTATATACAAGCACTACAGTAGGTGTACCCACTGCTGTTTATAGGGAGGAAGTATCAGTCCTTATGTATTGCACTTCTCTTTCAGGGGACATGGTTAGATATGCTGCCTCTCACATTCTTATGTGCTTTTCTTCCCCTCCAATGTAAGCAGCATCCACTGATGTTCCTTTGGAGCAGTCTCCAAATGTTTTGAGTTCTCTTACTCTCAGCTACCTTTGGTTACAGGCTTTCGGGGGGAAAGGGTTTCCTGCTTTTGAAGAGGCAGCACCGCTTTCTGGAGAGAGCAGGGGGTTGCATCCCCCAGGCTGCTTTCCTGATTGATAGCTTGAGGGATGTCACTTCCTGTTTTCTCTTATTAAAAGATATAATAAAGTGTGACCAAActccctttgctttccttctggaaggatggggaaggaaggggaggggcaggtgacTTAGTACAGAGGGGAATGCCCAGGGGGGATTGTACTCAGCCCCTAGTGTTAACTGATCAATCCAGGCAGAGAGACACAGTCTAGAGGGGGCTCGCTGCAGAATAGGGACTAATACTTTGAAATGACTGATGGTGTGGGGAGAAGAAACTGATATTCCAGGACCTAGATGAATAGTTGTCCCCTCCTCATTATTGGGAGTAACAAAGAACTAGGAATCCTAAAGCTGCTCCCTAGTTtttcccttcacacacacaccccaaaaaaatgCTGGAACAAGGGAAGGAGTAGGACAGTAGTGGCCTTTGATAGTCTGCTTCTGCATCTTGTTATTCCATAGCCTGCCTCCATGATGTGTGGGAATCCCTATTTCTCCCAGGTGGGGCAACCTAGAACCCCCTGGGATTGGGGACTCCAGGTGGGAAAACTGCCTCCTGGGGTGTCAGCCTTGGGCTAGGAAGACCGTGAAGAGGAAAGGTCTGAAGCAGATGCATCTAGCTTTGGGGCATTCCTTTTTTAACAATCTTTTCCAGCTCTGCTGTCTcccatgtttgtttttaactaaacCTGTCTCTGGAGCTTCTTCCGAGACTCACCTCAAGTAATTAAGGGATAAGATCCAGTTTACTTTTCCAAAACTTCACTGTCTATCAGTGGGAGGAGGCTTTGAACTcccatttctccccacccccaaaaacccCCGAGTTGATGACGCTCCAGCCCtcatgtctttgtgtgtgtgtgtgttgtgaatgAATCTTATTTGGGTTAAGGAGACTGCCCTGCCACAACTGACACTACCCTGGTCTCAGTAGGGGGCTTGTTTCTAAATCCCCATCACTATTGCATTAATGGGAAGAGCACTCTTCTGATTGGGTTGAATCCCAACACACCATTTCCCAAAACAGGCTGCTTGCCACTTATTGGCTGTGACCCAAATGgcgggtgggtgggaggcaagggCAGCCACTACTAAGCAGTCTATCCTAGCATGAGGTGTGAAACCTGCAGGTTGAAGATGGAAAAACTAGACTGAGACTCGGGGGATCTGTTTAGCTGATCCTCTTTCCCACCAACTTTACTACTGCCACCCAGTTCCTCCCCTTTGAGCGTACTATAGACTGCCAGACTATTGCACTGGACTAAATAACTCTCCGCACCTCAGGGGACCGGCTGGCTTCGCAGCCCAGTTTCCTTTGTTGTTTCCACCCGTCTCATCCTTCAGCAAAATGCTGCCACAAGTCACTGCCTTTGTGCACCCTCTTATGGCgtaggaagggagggagagatggaaCATCACCAGCCACCTGCTATGTGTGTGTGAAGCTTTGACGCTGCTTTAACCTGCTTACACGTATTGtaactgctttaaaaatagtGTTGCAAAGAcgaggagggaaaggggaggggaccAACCTCTTTGTatcttaaaggggaaaaaagcgtGCTTCAGAAGCGTTTCTCCAGCACTGGTGGCAATTAAACTAATGGCCTTTTTTGGTCTGGTTTTGGATTTAGGCGTTCAGCTtcgattttattttttaaaacctgcacTAATTAACCTGGTTTCTTAGgaaaagagagcaagagagattttttttttaacttttattttttatgggtttgtgtttttttgttgaTGTCCGTTTGTATTGAATAATTTGCTACATTTGTAAAATGTAAGaggtatatataatatatgtatatttctaacgtaaaaaatgtaattttttctttgagattttttcttaagaggagagaaaatattttttcaggaaaaaaaactttaaaaaaaaaaaagcagtgaaaaTTCCTTTCTccatcccccagctccctccttccccctccctaaCCCCTTGTGAAGAGAGAATCAACAACTGTATGATcttggagacagagagagaaaatgtgtgaACACAAAGAGGACAGAATTATGTATGTTTCTTAATGTAGAAGGTTCCTatgtttgttctgtttgtttttatgagAAGGGGTCTActgagagggggatcagggggtTGCTGTTTTTTTCTTTAGCGAAGGAGGAATACAATCAGAGTTTTGTATTCAGAATGTTGTGCAATATTTTGGAACGGGACATTGGCGTGTCTAGagatttagttaaaaacaaaacaaaaagttgatcAAATCTGTACAGTTTCTATTGTTCcagatttttttaagtttgtattAAAAGCATGATATATAATAGCCTCTCGTCCTGTGTTGTGTTGtgcgctcagcgggggggggagaggtgcatGGAGGAAGTCCCTGCTTTCTGGTCTGATGTTAGACAGCAAAATTGCTATTGTGCTAACACCCTCCTAAaaagaccattggtccatctcaGCCCATCTTTCATCTGATGCTACATTGGATAAAAGCTCTGGCTCTCAACCGGTGCAGTTGGTGGTAAAACTCTAGTAAATCTAGTAAAGCTCCCTATTGTGCTTCCTGAAGTCTCTGTTCCATAGTAGCTGTGAAGGGGTTTCCACATCTCCTTCTAGATCCATCAGTGCCACAAAAAGGGTCACTAGTGATCAGCAAAAGGAGCCACCTCTCACAGCTGATGGGGAGTGAATGCTATGTTGCCTCTAGCCCACATTGCCGTGGGGCCCCTTGTCCCACTCAAACTTAGGATTCCTCCTAGTGAATCAATATCACATCAACACTGAAGTTTGTCAAAAATACAGGCTCCCCTCGACTGACAAGTGCAGAAGTACATACGTGGCTTGCAGCCATATCACGCTGAGCTGTAATCTTCCCTGGTTTCATAGACTGAGCAGGCCCAGCCCCACTCACGTTGGGCTGAGAGGCCTCCAACAAAGAACTTGGGTTGCTGCAGGAAGTGGAAGTATAGATGGAGTGCCCCAGCGTACCCTGTGTTGGAGAGAAGTAAAACTGGTTGGTCtagcacccaaaatgtgctagaCAGTCTCCAAAGATGAGTGAAGAAAGTCTCTGAAGCAAAGAGCACCCAGGCTAAATC
The DNA window shown above is from Trachemys scripta elegans isolate TJP31775 chromosome 1, CAS_Tse_1.0, whole genome shotgun sequence and carries:
- the TOB2 gene encoding protein Tob2, encoding MHLEIKVALNFIISYLYNKLPRRRADLFGEELERLLKKKYEGHWYPEKPLKGSGYRCVHIGETVDPVVELAAKRSGLAVEDVRANVPEELSVWIDPSEVSYQIGEKGSVKVLYLDDSEGCSAAELDKEIKSSFNPDAQVFVPIGSQDNSLSNSPSPSFGQSPSPTFIPRSAQPITFTTATFAATKFGSTKMKKGGGGGAGAQQQQQRMARSPTNNLLKHKGLSLSMHSLNFIGGGGSQAPQSQLSPNAKEFVYNGGSSGASGLFFEGVTNENQGGSIPPASQFNTSTSGGSGFDMAQVFSSSNNSLFLEKSPFVEGLSYNLNAMQYPSQSFQPVVLAN